The following proteins are encoded in a genomic region of Magallana gigas chromosome 1, xbMagGiga1.1, whole genome shotgun sequence:
- the LOC136276245 gene encoding snaclec mucetin subunit beta-like — translation MYEVGYIAELSSVGIVQCSCAAYKSGCGGLFYHSQSESCKLLTSPLTEELAYDVRLGWSFWSQNPCELGWFYFKDHCYFRYQTSLNWASAKLVCEQQSSYLAEVDSLEENNWITENMTPFYCLTDWMDCVVWLGGSDILTEGSFVWITNNSSLTFTHWGPYDPNAYTADDDCVALMYPGGQWADFGYFMERHFVCEKNV, via the exons ATGTATGAAG TTGGATACATTGCCGAACTGTCTTCAGTTGGAATTGTGCAATGCTCGTGTGCGGCCTATAAGTCGGGGTGTGGTGGGTTGTTTTATCACTCACAGTCAGAGTCTTGTAAACTCTTGACGAGTCCCCTTACGGAGGAGCTTGCTTATGATGTTAGGCTCGGCTGGTCGTTTTGGTCGCAAAATC CATGTGAACTAGGATGGTTTTACTTCAAAGACCACTGCTACTTTCGGTACCAGACCTCTCTGAACTGGGCTTCTGCgaag CTTGTCTGTGAACAGCAGTCGTCGTATTTGGCGGAAGTTGATTCGTTAGAGGAAAACAATTGGATTACAGAGAACATGACGCCAT TTTACTGTCTGACTGACTGGATGGACTGTGTTGTGTGGCTCGGTGGGTCAGACATCCTGACGGAGGGATCTTTTGTGTGGATCACCAATAACAGTTCCCTGACCTTCACTCACTGGGGACCGTACGACCCTAACGCCTACACAGCTGACGACGACTGTGTGGCCCTGATGTACCCCGGGGGACAGTGGGCCGACTTTGGGTACTTCATGGAACGTCATTTTGTTTGCGAGAAAAACGTGTAA